In Perognathus longimembris pacificus isolate PPM17 chromosome 23, ASM2315922v1, whole genome shotgun sequence, a single genomic region encodes these proteins:
- the Zkscan2 gene encoding zinc finger protein with KRAB and SCAN domains 2 yields MTAALSPQIDEPLEIEGCLIMKVEKDPEWASEPILEGSASTECETFRKCFRQFCYEDVRGPHEAFSKLWELCCRWLKPEMRSKEQILELLVVEQFLTILPEKIQAWAQKQCPESGEEAVALVIHLEKETGSLRPQVNGPLHSEKQAPRGTVWEIAEFQPEQVEPQPRVVSLEEARNLHSGYQEQLARKRVHQPLPKNAQSSPWVPASANEWSTINEEVTTTHLPVRSQEPPRDTHTRGVSFRRRVHPIPAHRGLCQDVRKESAGNMVSLGGAVSSSNKTAQLEQRKEPWTVGLHSLNKRSILQSSYVKEKAVHAVQIPARSVGKAWREQQQWGLEDEKIAGVHWSYEETKTFLAILKESRFYETLQACPRNSQVYGAVAEWLRECGFLRTPEQCRTKFKSLQKSYRKVRNGHVLEPCAFFEDMDALLNPAAHASSADKPKQVISLPRLKRIAVCTREQVSLVEEEAAEESDGDEMGVEFIRKSEVRGAPVLFQNLSGVHWGYEETKTFLDILHETRFYEALQACHRKSKLYGAVAEQLRECGFLRTPEQCRTKFKSLQKSYRKVKSGHVLETCAFYKEMDALINSRAPAPSTNTPEEIPPPPRQERVHIEVEPQESTGWEAEESSQEAIIDDCGSDRMSEDETVQEPEFQGPPGLLQSPHDFEIVSTIKEDPAHVLYKDTDPRQAFLEKPKRTVSQSADPSKYGKRECISGRQWANFQAVRQGKLTAQPRDLGRAVVHPRPFVGKRPSRLLRYGESFGKNARLVGRMSHQKENPYKCGVCGKGFGRSRSLMRHQRIHTGEKPFKCLDCGKSFNDSSNFGAHQRVHTGEKPYRCGECGKCFSQSSSLVIHQRTHTGEKPYQCGQCGKSFTNSSHFSAHRRVHTGENPYKCGDCEKSFSNCTRFREHRRIHTGEKPYGCGQCGKRFSKSSILTKHREVHGRDKLLPHPASLYSPEMLPKGKSEEFRKT; encoded by the exons ATGACTGCAGCGCTGAGTCCTCAGATCGACGAGCCCCTAGAGATTGAGGGGTGCCTAATAATGAAAGTGGAAAAGGACCCCGAATGGGCATCGGAGCCCATTCTGGAAGGATCAGCTAGCACTGAGTGTGAGACCTTCCGCAAATGCTTCAGGCAATTCTGTTATGAGGATGTGAGGGGACCTCATGAAGCTTTTAGTAAACTCTGGGAACTTTGCTGCCGGTGGTTGAAGCCAGAAATGCGTTCCAAGGAGCAGATCCTTGAGTTGCTGGTGGTCGAACAGTTTCTCACCATTTTACCGGAGAAGATTCAGGCTTGGGCACAGAAGCAGTGTCCTGAGAGTGGAGAGGAGGCGGTGGCCCTGGTCATCCATttggaaaaagagacaggaagccTGAGACCACAG GTCAATGGTCCTCTGCACTCAGAGAAGCAAGCCCCACGTGGAACTGTGTGGGAGATAGCAGAATTCCAGCCAGAACAGGTAGAGCCCCAACCCAGAGTGGTGTCTCTGGAAGAAGCTAGAAACCTCCACTCAGGATACCAGGAACAGCTGGCCCGAAAGAGAGTGCATCAGCCCTTACCCAAGAATG CTCAGTCTTCcccctgggttcctgcttctgcTAATGAGTGGAGCACTATAAATGAGGAGGTGACAACAACACATCTTCCTGTCAGGTCCCAG GAACCCCCAAGAGATACCCACACAAGAGGGGTTTCCTTCCGAAGGAGAGTACACCCAATTCCTGCTCACAGAGGCCTCTGCCAGGATGTCAGGAAGGAGAGTGCTGGGAACATGGTCTCCCTGG GGGGTGCAGTGTCTTCATCTAACAAGACAGCCCAGTTGGAACAAAGAAAGGAGCCTTGGACTGTAGGCCTACATTCCTTGAATAAGAGGAGCATTCTGCAGAGCAGTTATGTCAAGGAAAAGGCAGTGCATGCTGTCCAGATCCCTGCCAGGAGTGTCGGGAAAGCATGGAGGGAGCAGCAGCAGTGGGGTTTAGAAGATGAAAAGATAGCAGGTGTGCACTGGAGCTATGAAGAAACTAAGACTTTCCTTGCAATTCTCAAGGAGTCTCGCTTTTATGAAACACTCCAGGCTTGTCCCCGAAATAGCCAGGTGTACGGTGCTGTGGCTGAGTGGTTGCGGGAATGTGGCTTCCTCCGAACACCAGAGCAGTGTCGGACCAAGTTCAAAAGTCTTCAGAAAAGCTATCGAAAAGTGAGGAATGGCCACGTGCTAGAACCCTGTGCCTTCTTTGAGGACATGGATGCCTTGCTGAACCCTGCAGCCCATGCGTCATCTGCTGACAAGCCAAAGCAGGTGATCTCCCTTCCCCGACTGAAGAGAATCGCTGTCTGCACTAGAGAACAGGTCAGTTTGGTGGAGGAGGAAGCTGCCGAAGAATCTGATGGTGATGAAATGGGCGTTGAATTTATCCGCAAATCTGAAGTTCGTGGTGCCCCTGTCTTGTTTCAAAACCTGAGTG GTGTGCATTGGGGCTATGAAGAAACCAAGACCTTTCTTGACATCCTTCATGAGACTCGATTTTATGAAGCTCTTCAGGCCTGTCATCGGAAGAGCAAGTTGTATGGGGCCGTGGCAGAACAACTTCGAGAATGTGGCTTCCTCCGGACACCAGAACAGTGCCGAACCAAGTTTAAAAGCCTTCAGAAGAGCTACCGCAAGGTGAAGAGTGGCCATGTGCTAGAGACATGTGCGTTCTACAAGGAGATGGATGCCCTAATTAACTCTCGagcccctgccccctccaccaACACTCCAGAAGAAATACCTCCACCCCCAAGACAAGAAAGGGTGCATATTGAGGTTGAACCCCAGGAATCTACAGGCTGGGAAGCTGAGGAGAGTTCACAGGAGGCAATAATAGACGATTGTGGAAGTGACAGGATGAGCGAGGACGAAACTGTACAAGAGCCAGAATTCCAGGGACCTCCAGGTCTACTGCAAAGCCCACATG atTTTGAAATTGTAAGTACGATCAAGGAGGACCCGGCTCATGTACTGTATAAAGACACAGATCCACGTCAGGCATTCCTAGAAAAGCCTAAAAGAACGGTTTCCCAGAGTGCTGATCCCAGCAAGTATGGAAAAAGAGAATGCATCTCAGGAAGACAGTGGGCAAACTTTCAAGCGGTGAGACAAGGGAAGCTGACAGCTCAGCCAAGAGACCTGGGGAGAGCTGTTGTGCATCCCAGGCCTTTCGTGGGGAAGAGACCCTCCAGACTCCTCAGGTATGGAGAGAGCTTTGGAAAGAATGCCCGGCTTGTGGGCCGGATGTCCCACCAGAAAGAGAACCCCTACAAGTGCGGTGTCTGCGGCAAGGGCTTCGGTAGGAGCCGGAGCCTGATGAGACACCAAAGAATCCACACGGGAGAGAAGCCTTTCAAATGCCTGGACTGTGGGAAAAGTTTTAATGACTCCTCAAATTTTGGAGCCCACCAGAGAGTGCACACGGGCGAGAAGCCGTACCGATGTGGAGAGTGTGGGAAGTGCTTCAGTCAGAGCTCGAGTCTGGTCATCCACCAGAGGACTCACACGGGCGAGAAGCCCTACCAGTGCGGGCAGTGCGGGAAGAGCTTCACCAACAGTTCACACTTCAGCGCCCACCGCAGAGTCCACACTGGGGAGAATCCCTACAAGTGCGGGGACTGTGAGAAAAGCTTCAGTAACTGCACCCGATTTCGAGAACACCGGCGAATCCACACAGGGGAGAAGCCCTATGGATGCGGCCAGTGTGGCAAGCGTTTCAGTAAGAGTTCCATCCTCACCAAGCACCGGGAGGTCCATGGGAGAGACAAGCTCCTGCCACACCCTGCCTCGCTCTACTCCCCAGAGATGCTGCCCAAGGGGAAGAGTGAAGAGTTCAGGAAAACTTGA